Genomic DNA from Alkalihalobacterium alkalinitrilicum:
CACGTGAACTCATACTATTCGGCCCCCTCCTCATCGCATCCAGAAAAAAATTAAATAAGATTAACAATTGAGTAAAAGCTAAATTATAAAAATAATTTATATAAATTGACGTTATGTTTGTTCTTAAGTAAAGTAAATAAGGTTAATTTAGTATTAGTATTTGTTGATTTTTATTACGTATCAAAAAAATTTTTGGAACTAAGTGTTGGAGGAATTATGAACATTACTAAAATATTTGAACAAAAACGAATAGCATCAGCTTTACAGACAGTTAATTTGATCCAACCACAAACAGATATTATTGTTCCGATCGCAGTAGGGGAACCCCCTGGATTATTAGATGCACTACCAAAAGCTGATCACCTAAAGGGAAATCGATTGTTTCAAATGCTTTCGCTGCGACCTGTATTACAAACGAACAAAGATAAATTAAACATTGTATCAATGTTTTTAAACAAGGATGAACGGCGAGCTTTTTATGAACATCAAATTGATTTATTACCAAACCATTTTTCAGACTTACCGTATATACTGAATGAAATTACTTCAAATCGGGTATTGATGGTTGCAGTTTCGCCAATGGATGAAAATGGATATTTCTCTCTCGGCACGAATTGTGATTATATTTCTTTTTTTATGGACAAAAGCGTAATGATTATTGTAGAAGTTAACGAATATATGCCAAGAACGTATGGAAAAAACCAAATTCATATTAGTCAAGTCGATGCTATCTTTGAAAACCATCAACCGTTACCAGAAACACCGTCAATACCAGTCCGTGAAGAGGATAAAATTATTGGTAATTCAATCGCAGAATTGATTAAAAACGGTGATACATTACAAATTGGCTTTGGAGCAATCCCAAACGCTATAATGAATGATTTAAAGTCTTACCAAGATTTAACGATTTTTACGGAAATGATTCCAGATCAAGTCGTGGATCTTTTTGAAAGTAGTGCTATCTCTAATCGGAATAATCCACTAGCCCCTGGGAAAATGACGGCGACATTTGCGTATGGAACGAAACGACTTTATGATTTTATGCATGAAAATAAAAATGTGTTTATGTTGCCAGTAGATGAATCCAATAATGTCCGTTATATTGCCAGTATCGACCGAATTGTAACAATCAATGCAACTGTGGAAGTAGATTTCCTTGGTCAATGTAATTCAGAAACGATTGGTGGAAGATATTACTCTTCTACAGGAGGACAAGGTGATTTTGGAATTGGTGCTCGAATGGCAAAAGAAGGTAGAGGGGTGATTTGTTTACATTCCACTGCAAAAAATGGAGAAATCTCCAAGATTGTTCCTACTTTACCGAATGGAGCAGTTGTTACGACATCGAAAAACGATGTTGATTATGTTGTTACGGAATATGGGGTTGCAAAACTAAGAGGAAAAACAATTCGTGAGCGAACAAAAAATCTAATTGAAATCGCTCATCCGAAATTTAGAGAAGAGTTAACTTATGAAGCGAAGAAGATGGGCTTTTTAATCTAAATAGAAGGCTGACGTAATGTCAGCCTCTTATTTGGTACGAAGTTTTTGAACGAGTAATCTAGACCATAATAAATATACAATTAATGGTATAGGAGCATGAATTAGTCCCCATATGCCCCAAAACCACCGTCGGTGCCCACGTCGTTTTGCATCAATAAATAACCACGTGCTTTGTATGATAAGAATTGTTGCAATCATGAGCCAATGATAAATTGTTAAGTCTTTTAGCTCATTCATTTTGGTAACCCTTTCTTATCGACCAATTTTTTCTTAAAGAATAGTAAAAGTATCCAATTAAACAAGCAACAATGGCAATTTGTCCCATAAATATAACAATAAAGAAATTAGCATAACTCCACAATACAAGGGCTATCACAAAGATAGCAATACCCCAGAACAGAAGTAACTCTTGATAAAGTTTTTTCTTTTGATTGGTTTGAACCGTTTCAACTAGCTGTTCAAGTTCCAGAATTGAAGGGGGAGTTACTTCGAAATTTTGTTCAAGTTTATTTAATGAATTGTGGATCTCTTGTTCAAACGGTTCAAGTTTTTTTTCAGTGTCCTTTTGATTATTCATCTCTACTTAACTCCTTCCTTAGCTGTTGAATGGCAGTATGAACTCTAGATTTTGCTGTTCCTTCAGGGATCTTTGGAAAGCGTCCAATTTCGTCGTATGAGTATCCATAATAATGTTTTAGTATGAGTGGGAGGCGTACGTCTTCAGATAATTGGTAGAGCTGTTCCACGGTGTCTGTCCATTTATCATTTGGTTGAAGAGATACTTTTTTTATCAACTCACCATATTGTTGTTCTTTAACCCATTTGTTTTCCGTTTTTATCTTACGTAATGCATCGATATAAAGATTTGTACCGATTTGAATCAACCATGTTGAAAACTTTGCTTTTCCGTTATACTGATGAATTCTTTCAATACATTTCATCATCGTTTCTTGTGTGAGGTCATCCGCAAGGGAAGGCTGTAATGTTGCTTTAATTAAATAATGTTTTAAAAAAGAATAATTTTGTTGCAACAGCATAGCGAGTGCCTTCTTATTTCCTTTTTTTGCTTCCTTTATTAGTTGGTCTTCTCCCATGTAAAGATACTCCTTTTTAGAATTCGGAAGCTGATAAATCTGATTAAGTTGCTTTATCATTCATACGATTAGTGAATGTAATTCGTTCAAACTTTTTTTGAAAAATGTATTTTTAGTAAAATAA
This window encodes:
- a CDS encoding acetyl-CoA hydrolase/transferase family protein — encoded protein: MNITKIFEQKRIASALQTVNLIQPQTDIIVPIAVGEPPGLLDALPKADHLKGNRLFQMLSLRPVLQTNKDKLNIVSMFLNKDERRAFYEHQIDLLPNHFSDLPYILNEITSNRVLMVAVSPMDENGYFSLGTNCDYISFFMDKSVMIIVEVNEYMPRTYGKNQIHISQVDAIFENHQPLPETPSIPVREEDKIIGNSIAELIKNGDTLQIGFGAIPNAIMNDLKSYQDLTIFTEMIPDQVVDLFESSAISNRNNPLAPGKMTATFAYGTKRLYDFMHENKNVFMLPVDESNNVRYIASIDRIVTINATVEVDFLGQCNSETIGGRYYSSTGGQGDFGIGARMAKEGRGVICLHSTAKNGEISKIVPTLPNGAVVTTSKNDVDYVVTEYGVAKLRGKTIRERTKNLIEIAHPKFREELTYEAKKMGFLI
- a CDS encoding sigmaY antisigma factor component, whose protein sequence is MNELKDLTIYHWLMIATILIIQSTWLFIDAKRRGHRRWFWGIWGLIHAPIPLIVYLLWSRLLVQKLRTK
- a CDS encoding YxlC family protein: MNNQKDTEKKLEPFEQEIHNSLNKLEQNFEVTPPSILELEQLVETVQTNQKKKLYQELLLFWGIAIFVIALVLWSYANFFIVIFMGQIAIVACLIGYFYYSLRKNWSIRKGYQNE
- the sigY gene encoding RNA polymerase sigma factor SigY translates to MGEDQLIKEAKKGNKKALAMLLQQNYSFLKHYLIKATLQPSLADDLTQETMMKCIERIHQYNGKAKFSTWLIQIGTNLYIDALRKIKTENKWVKEQQYGELIKKVSLQPNDKWTDTVEQLYQLSEDVRLPLILKHYYGYSYDEIGRFPKIPEGTAKSRVHTAIQQLRKELSRDE